Proteins from one Meriones unguiculatus strain TT.TT164.6M chromosome 10, Bangor_MerUng_6.1, whole genome shotgun sequence genomic window:
- the Lrit3 gene encoding leucine-rich repeat, immunoglobulin-like domain and transmembrane domain-containing protein 3, translated as MWLFAHLCLVLSFLGGVSCTCPSQCTCVFHGGNDGSGSRSVLCNDLDMNEVPTNFPVDTVKLRIEKTVVRRIPAEAFYYLVELEYLWLPYNSVASVESSGFYNLKQLHELRLDGNLLTAFPWGSLLDVPNLRTLDLHNNRISSVPNAVVRYLKNLTYLDLSSNRLTTLPPDFLDSWSHLAMTPSRSPDLLPPRRIILGLQDNPWFCDCHISKVIELSKVADHAVILLDPLMVCSEPERLQGILFQRAELQQCLKPSVMTSATKITSALGSNVLLRCDATGHPTPQLMWTRSDSSPVNYTVIQESPAEGVRWSIISLTGISYKDAGDYRCKAKNLAGTSEAVVTVTVVGVVTTSPSPDTSERSPGEHPDQYPQLGLGRSTPLFERFSPGLSSTSSHAPSGALSTSTSRPRSFSLPPVFSAASATTSVKASISENTVRSSHPPLLFHPAGKSDAKIEKNGSKFPPLSASKKEELALLDQAMPTETNVTIEDLRVTGETDVSVTLTWNSNGNTEKSPVSVLYSKYGEKDLLLASEDYGKNQATLNGLEPGRQYVACVCPKGVAPRKDQCITFSTNRVEGHDSQWSLLIVVTSTACVIIMPVICFLLYKVCKLQCASDPFWEDDLAKETYIQFETLSPRSQSIGELWTRRCRDDGEKLLLCSRSSVDSQMNLKSDGHRAEYHC; from the exons GTCAGTGTTGTGTAACGACTTGGATATGAATGAAGTTCCTACAAATTTCCCCGTGGACACCGTGAAGCTCCGCATAGAGAAGACCGTGGTGCGCAGAATCCCCGCCGAGGCCTTCTACTACCTGGTGGAGCTGGAGTACCTCTGGCTCCCGTACAACTCGGTGGCCAGCGTAGAAAGCAGTGGCTTTTATAACCTGAAGCAGCTGCATGAGTTGCGCCTGGATGGCAATTTGCTGACTGCTTTCCCTTGGGGGTCTCTGCTGGATGTGCCCAATCTGAGGACGCTTGACTTGCACAATAACAGGATAAGCAGCGTGCCAAATGCGGTGGTCAGGTATCTGAAGAACCTTACCTACTTGGATCTGTCAAGCAACAGGCTAACCACACTGCCACCAGATTTCCTGGACAGCTGGTCTCATTTAGCTATGACACCATCTAGAAGCCCGGACCTTCTTCCACCAAGGAGAATTATTCTTG GTTTACAGGACAACCCTTGGTTCTGTGACTGTCACATTTCCAAAGTGATCGAGCTGTCAAAAGTCGCTGACCATGCTGTTATACTTCTCGATCCCCTGATGGTCTGCAGTGAGCCTGAGCGCCTCCAAGGAATCTTGTTTCAGAGGGCGGAGTTGCAACAGTGTCTGAAGCCGTCAGTGATGACCTCGGCTACCAAGATCACATCTGCCCTGGGTAGTAACGTTCTGCTGAGGTGTGATGCCACaggccaccccaccccacagctGATGTGGACCAGATCCGACAGCTCACCCGTTAACTATACAG taattcAGGAGTCTCCAGCAGAAGGAGTCAGGTGGTCCATCATAAGCTTGACGGGCATCTCCTACAAGGATgctggggattacaggtgtaaagCCAAGAACCTGGCAGGGACCTCGGAAGCCGTGGTCACTGTAACAGTCGTTGGCGTTGTTACGACCAGCCCATCACCGGATACTTCAGAGAGAAGCCCCGGAGAGCACCCTGACCAGTATCCGCAGCTGGGATTAGGAAGATCAACGCCTCTGTTTGAGCGGTTTTCCCCCGGGCTCTCTTCCACCTCGTCCCACGCTCCCTCAGGTGCTCTGTCCACATCTACATCGCGTCCTCGTTCCTTCTCTTTGCCTCCTGTCTTCTCCGCTGCCTCTGCAACCACAAGTGTAAAAGCCAGCATCTCAGAAAACACCGTCAGGAGCAGCCACCCGCCGCTCCTGTTCCACCCCGCCGGGAAAAGCGATGCAAAGATAGAGAAGAACGGAAGTAAGTTTCCCCCGCTCAGCGCTAGTAAGAAAGAGGAGCTGGCATTGTTGGATCAGGCAATGCCCACGGAAACAAACGTCACTATCGAAGACCTCAGGGTGACAGGTGAGACTGACGTGAGTGTGACTTTGACATGGAACAGCAACGGCAACACAGAAAAGTCTCCCGTGTCTGTGTTATACTCCAAGTATGGCGAGAAGGACCTGCTGCTAGCGAGTGAAGACTACGGCAAGAACCAGGCAACCCTAAATGGCTTGGAGCCTGGCCGTCAGTATGTGGCATGTGTCTGTCCAAAAGGAGTGGCTCCCCGGAAGGACCAGTGTATCACCTTTTCTACCAACAGGGTAGAAGGACATGACTCACAGTGGTCACTCCTTATCGTGGTGACCAGTACTGCCTGTGTTATCATCATGCCCGTAATTTGTTTTTTACTATATAAAGTCTGCAAACTGCAGTGTGCATCAGACCCTTTCTGGGAAGACGATTTGGCAAAAGAGACATATATCCAATTTGAGACCTTGTCACCCAGGTCACAAAGTATAGGAGAGCTCTGGACCCGAAGGTGCAGAGATGATGGGGAAAAGTTGCTGCTGTGCTCTAGGTCGAGCGTGGACTCTCAGATGAATCTTAAAAGTGATGGTCATAGAGCAGAATACCATTGCTGA